The region CGCGCTGCCCGGCACTACGCCGCCTCCGAGCACGCGGTCAAACTCTTTGAACCCGGTGGAGAAGCGCGGCAGCTCTTCGAGGCTGATGTCCGAGAGCTTCTGGACTTTCGCTACGCCCGCATTGCCCGCGTAGCCGCTCAGGCGTTCATTGCGCGCCACGCTCGGCGAAGCCGCCACACCACGCACTTCGGTGATGGTGTTCCAGGCATGGCAGGCGCTGCATTGCCCCTGCCAGCGCGGATAATCCGCACCACATTCATTACAGACAAATGCGCGTTTTGGAGCTTTCGCCACGGTTTACCTCGTTATTTCTGTGCGGCCTGCGAGCCGGGTGGCGCTTACGCTTACCCGGCCTACAAAGCAGACCGTTATTTCTGATTAAGGCTGCCGGAGAGAATGCAGAACACCCCCATCAGGTCAGCGTGACGGATAGTCACTTCCGTCTTTTCATTCACTTTTGGCTTGGCGTGGTAGGCAATGCCCAGCCCGGCCGCTTTGATCATCGGCAGGTCGTTCGCGCCGTCCCCGATAGCGACGGTCTGGACAACCGGAATTTCATATTTTTCCGCCAGACGCGTCAGCGTATTGGCTTTGTACTGGGCATCCACGATATCGCCGATCACCTGGCCGGTCAGCTTGCCGTCCATGATCTCCAGCTCGTTGGCCACCACGGTGGTCAGATGCAGTTTTTCCCGCAGATAATCCGCGAAGAAGGTGAAGCCACCGGAGGCGATCGCCACTTTCCAGCCCAGCGACTGCAGCTTCAGCACCAGCTGCGTTAGCCCTGGCATCAGCGGCAGCACGTCGCGCACCTGGCGCAGAATGTTAGCATCGGCCCCTTTCAGGGTCGCCACGCGCTGTCTCAGGCTGGCGGTGAAGTCCAGCTCGCCCCGCATCGCACGCTCGGTCACTTCCGCCACCAGCTTGCCGCTGCCCGCCAGCTTCGCAATTTCGTCGATACACTCGATCTGAATGGCGGTAGAGTCCATGTCCATCACCAGCAGGCCCGGCGTTTTCAGATGCGGAATTTTACCCAGCGGCGCGACGTCCAGCCCGGCGTCATGCGCCAGACGCGTTGCGCGCTGCGTCAGAGAGCCCGCCAGGCGAATAACCTGGTAGTCTTCCACGCACCAGGCGGCGACGATGACCATCGCCGCCCCCAGCTTGCTTTGATACTGGGTCAGGCGTTGCTTATCCAGACCGCGTCCGTAGAGGAGCCAGCCGCTACGACCGGCGTGGTAATCCAGAGGCATCACCTCATCGCCACTTAAAGAGAGCGGCAATCCTGGCCATAAAGAGACATCCGTTGGCAGGTCACACCAGGTAATGTTCGGCATTAAAGCTCCTGTAGTTTCGTTCGCGCCTGAAGGTTGCAGAGGGAAAATAACGCATGAGGCTACCCTGTAACCATCACTTCTGGCAACATTAAGCCGTAAATTTTCAGCAGGTGGAATATGGCTCGCGCAAAACTGAAATTCCGGCTCCATCGCGCCGTGATTGTCCTCTCCTGTCTCGCACTGTTAGTGGTGCTGATGCAAGGGGCATCCTGGTTTAGCCAGAACCATCAACGGCAACGCAACCCGCAGTTTGAAGAGCTGGCCCGCACGCTGGCACGCCAGGTGACGCTCAACGTCGCGCCATCCATGCGTACTGAAACGCCGGACGATAAGCGGATAGGCCAGGTTTTACGCCAGCTCACGGAGAACAGCCGCATTCTTGATGCCGGCGTCTATGATGAGCAAGGTAACCTGATTGCCCGCGCGGGCGAGCACGTCGACGTGCGCGACAGGCTAGCGCTGGACGGTAAAAAAGCCGGGGGCTATTTTAACCAGCAGATCGTCGAACCTATTCAGGGAAAGAATGGTCCGCTTGGCTACCTGCGCCTGACTCTCGATACCCACACCCTGCCCACTGAAGCCAAACAGGTCGATAATACCACCAATATTCTGCGCCTGATGCTGCTGCTTTCACTCGCCATCGGCGTTGTGCTGGCACGCACCCTGCTTCGGGGCAAGCGCTCGCGCTGGCAGCAATCCCCGTTCCTGCTGACCGCCAGCAAATCCGTCCCTGAAGACGAAGAGAGCGAGAAGAAAGAATAGTGATAAAGTAGGCGAACGATTCGGAAAAGGAACTTTGCCATGACGACGTTACGCCTGCTTATCTCTGACTCTTACGATCCCTGGTTTAATCTCGCGGTAGAAGAGTGCATCTTCCGCCAGATGCCCGCCACCCAGCGCGTACTGTTTCTCTGGCGTAACGCCGATACGGTGGTCATTGGTCGTGCGCAAAACCCGTGGAAAGAGTGCAACACCCGGCGTATGGAAGAGGACAACGTCCGCCTGGCGCGCCGGAGCAGCGGCGGCGGCGCGGTGTTCCACGATCTGGGCAATACCTGCTTTACCTTTATGGCAGGAAAACCGGAGTACGACAAAACCATCTCTACTTCCATTGTCCTCAATGCGCTGAATTCACTCGGCGTGAAGGCTGAAGCTTCCGGACGTAACGATCTGGTGGTCAAAACCCCGGAGGGCGACCGGAAGGTCTCCGGCTCCGCCTACCGCGAAACGATGGATCGCGGGTTCCACCACGGCACCCTGTTGCTGAATGCCGATCTGAGCCGTCTGGCGAACTACCTGAATCCGGACAAGAAAAAGCTCCAGGCTAAGGGGATTACCTCCGTGCGCGGGCGCGTGGCGAATCTGGTGGAGCTGCTGCCGGGGATTACGCACGAGCAGATTTGCGATGCGATCCGTGACGCGTTCTTTGAACATTACGGCGAGCGCGTGAAAGCCGAAGTGATCTCTCCTGACAAAACCCCGGACCTGCCCAACTTTGCGGAAACCTTCGCCCGCCAGAGCAGCTGGGAGTGGAACTTCGGCCAGGCTCCTGCGTTTTCCCATCTGCTGGATGAGCGTTTTACCTGGGGCGGCGTGGAGCTGCATTTTGACGTGGAGAAAGGCCATATCACCCGCACGCAGGTGTTTACCGATAGCCTGAATCCGGCACCGTTAGAGGCGCTGGCGGCACGTTTGCAGGGCTGTTTATACCGGGCGGATATGCTGCAGCAAGAATGCGACGCGTTGATTGGGGATTTCCCGGAGCAGGAAAAAGAGTTAAGGGATTTGTCAGCATGGATTGCGCAGGCCGTACGTTAAGTGCGGTTTGGTGCCCTCACCCCGGCCCTCTCCCACAGGGAGAGGGAGGGAAGAGACAGAATTACTCTTTATCGCCCAGCAGAACGGATTCCAGCGCGATTTTGATCATGTCGTTGAAGGTCGTCTGACGCTCAGCGGCGGTGGTCTGCTCGTGGGTACGGATATGGTCGGACACGGTGCAGATGGTGAGCGCTTTCGCACCAAACTCCGCCGCAACGCCGTAGATGCCCGCAGCTTCCATTTCCACGCCCAGGATGCCGTATTTTTCCATCACGTCGAACATCTCACCGCCGTCTGGTGCATAGAACAGGTCAGCAGAGAAGAGGTTACCCACGCGCGCGTCAACGCCCAGCGCTTTTGCCGCGTCAACCGCGTCACGCACCATGCCGAAGTCTGCAATTGCCGCGAAGTCATGGTCTTTGAAACGCATGCGGTTAACTTTGGAATCGGTGCAGGCACCCATACCAATAACGATGTCGCGCAGCTTAACGTCCATACGCACCGCGCCGCAGGAGCCAACGCGGATGATTTTCTTCACGCCGAAGTCGGTGATCAGCTCTTTGGTGTAGATAGAGCAGGATGGGATACCCATACCGTGGCCCATGACGGAGATTTTGCGGCCTTTATAGGTACCGGTGAAGCCCAGCATGCCGCGAACGTTGTTCACTTCACGCACGTCTTCGAGGAAGGTTTCTGCAATGTGCTTCGCGCGCAGCGGGTCGCCCGGCATCAATACGACGTCAGCGAAATCACCCATTTCTGCATTAATGTGAGGAGTTGCCATCTTCAGTTCCTTTTACATTGTTTATTCTTTTCACCCTCTCCCTGTGGGAGAGGGCCGGGGTGAGGGCATCAGACCGCACCCTACATGATTCAGAACATGGCCTTGCCATATTCCATGTCAGACGTACCAAAGTATTTCGCGATAGTCTGGCCGATGTCCGCGAAGGTTTCACGGTGACCGAGCGAGCCCGGCTTCACTTTCGGGCCGTACACCAGCACCGGAATGTGCTCACGGGTGTGGTCGGTCCCGGTCCAGGTTGGGTCACAGCCGTGGTCCGCGGTCAGGATCAGAATGTCATCTTCACCCACCAGCTCCATCAGCTCCGGCAGACGGCGGTCGAACAGCTCAAGACCCGCAGCATAACCCGCGACGTC is a window of Enterobacter pseudoroggenkampii DNA encoding:
- the serB gene encoding phosphoserine phosphatase, translating into MPNITWCDLPTDVSLWPGLPLSLSGDEVMPLDYHAGRSGWLLYGRGLDKQRLTQYQSKLGAAMVIVAAWCVEDYQVIRLAGSLTQRATRLAHDAGLDVAPLGKIPHLKTPGLLVMDMDSTAIQIECIDEIAKLAGSGKLVAEVTERAMRGELDFTASLRQRVATLKGADANILRQVRDVLPLMPGLTQLVLKLQSLGWKVAIASGGFTFFADYLREKLHLTTVVANELEIMDGKLTGQVIGDIVDAQYKANTLTRLAEKYEIPVVQTVAIGDGANDLPMIKAAGLGIAYHAKPKVNEKTEVTIRHADLMGVFCILSGSLNQK
- the deoD gene encoding purine-nucleoside phosphorylase codes for the protein MATPHINAEMGDFADVVLMPGDPLRAKHIAETFLEDVREVNNVRGMLGFTGTYKGRKISVMGHGMGIPSCSIYTKELITDFGVKKIIRVGSCGAVRMDVKLRDIVIGMGACTDSKVNRMRFKDHDFAAIADFGMVRDAVDAAKALGVDARVGNLFSADLFYAPDGGEMFDVMEKYGILGVEMEAAGIYGVAAEFGAKALTICTVSDHIRTHEQTTAAERQTTFNDMIKIALESVLLGDKE
- a CDS encoding YtjB family periplasmic protein is translated as MARAKLKFRLHRAVIVLSCLALLVVLMQGASWFSQNHQRQRNPQFEELARTLARQVTLNVAPSMRTETPDDKRIGQVLRQLTENSRILDAGVYDEQGNLIARAGEHVDVRDRLALDGKKAGGYFNQQIVEPIQGKNGPLGYLRLTLDTHTLPTEAKQVDNTTNILRLMLLLSLAIGVVLARTLLRGKRSRWQQSPFLLTASKSVPEDEESEKKE
- the lplA gene encoding lipoate--protein ligase LplA, which encodes MTTLRLLISDSYDPWFNLAVEECIFRQMPATQRVLFLWRNADTVVIGRAQNPWKECNTRRMEEDNVRLARRSSGGGAVFHDLGNTCFTFMAGKPEYDKTISTSIVLNALNSLGVKAEASGRNDLVVKTPEGDRKVSGSAYRETMDRGFHHGTLLLNADLSRLANYLNPDKKKLQAKGITSVRGRVANLVELLPGITHEQICDAIRDAFFEHYGERVKAEVISPDKTPDLPNFAETFARQSSWEWNFGQAPAFSHLLDERFTWGGVELHFDVEKGHITRTQVFTDSLNPAPLEALAARLQGCLYRADMLQQECDALIGDFPEQEKELRDLSAWIAQAVR